From the Gracilimonas sp. genome, the window CAACGAAATCGGTTTGGGCAAATGCTTTGGGATTTTTTCCACCAGCAAATTAAGGATAAGAATTACGTTCACGCCGATACGCACCCCGGGAACTTCTTATTCACAAATGATGATAAACTCGGGGTAATCGATTTTGGCTGTGTGAAACAATTTCCGGAAGAATTTTTCATGAATTACCTCAGCTTGCTTCCTACTCATCTGCATGGTAATGAAGAAGCTATTCGGGAGCTCTACCATAAATTAAAAGTTATAAAAGCAGACTCTGATAGCCCCGAAAAGGAAGAGGAGTATTTTCACTTTGCGCGAAACTATGGAATGACTTTCGCTGAGCCTTATAAATATGAAGTTTTTGATTTCGGTGACGAAGAATATCGAAATAAAATTAAGTATTTCACCAAAGACGCTCCCATTGGTAATGAACCCCGCGGATCTCAACACTTTTTATACACTACCCGTGTACACCTGGGGCTTTATAATCTTTTGATGAAACTTGGCGCTCATGTTGATACTTCAAAAAGCAAAGAAATATTAAGTGAGATGCTGGATGTGGAGTTTAGGGAATTGGTATAGATAAAGCCCCGCAGTATTTTTTGCCGGAAGGGTCGAACCGTAACGGGTTTAGCTTTGTTTCCGCCAACCCGAGAAGATAACATTTCGGACCAACCTTCTTTTTTCGATACCTATATAATCAGTAATTATATCAGTGTGCATACAATATTTTGTTATATTTGTTGAAATAGAAAACGGCATTTAAACATTCTACATGAATACTTCAGTATCTGAAGGGTACAAAAGAGACGAAGACGGGTTTTACTGGTCAGATGAAGCAGAACCCCACATGGGGCGTCGAAAGGAAATCTTAAAAAAATACCCCCAGGTAAGAGAACTTTACGGAGTAGATACTTCTCTGAAGTATAAGGTTTTTGGGTTGGTTCTTCTTCAAATGGTTTCCGCTTACTTTGCTCTGAATTTACACTGGGCTTTATTTTTAGCGGCCTCTTACATATTCGGCGCTACTATTTCTCATGCTTTATTTTTGGCAATTCATGAATTGAGTCATCATTTGGCCTTCAAGAAAAGAGCTCATAATAACTGGCTCGCCATATTTGCTAACATCCCGATGATTTTTCCTTATGCGATGTCGTTTAAAACCTATCATTTGATGCATCATGCCGAGCAAGGTGATGAACATCATGATGCCGATTTACCACATCCTGTAGAAGCAGGCTTTTTTAAAGGTTTATGGGGAAAGCTGGTCTGGGCTTTCAACCAGATATTATGCTATATAATACGTCCATTATT encodes:
- a CDS encoding fatty acid desaturase; its protein translation is MNTSVSEGYKRDEDGFYWSDEAEPHMGRRKEILKKYPQVRELYGVDTSLKYKVFGLVLLQMVSAYFALNLHWALFLAASYIFGATISHALFLAIHELSHHLAFKKRAHNNWLAIFANIPMIFPYAMSFKTYHLMHHAEQGDEHHDADLPHPVEAGFFKGLWGKLVWAFNQILCYIIRPLFVHPLKMKKWHFINMVFQFPVIALFIYFAGWQALLYLAVSVFFAGSLHPLAGHFISEHYVFEEGQETYSYYGPLNKLSFNVGFHNEHHDFPRIPGSRLPKLKKLAPEYYSDLYAHNSWTRVLFKFITNADISLHSRVRRKSSRKEK